One Jeotgalicoccus saudimassiliensis DNA window includes the following coding sequences:
- a CDS encoding heparinase II/III domain-containing protein — protein MKTRYEIAEEVVSNYKENKLLLKIGFDLIDISNGIDWRYKHTSNVRTYSVYLHTLDFLKSIVMVYEETKEEDLVILANKILTSWYEYNEIRKDIDEFVWNEHAVSNRLHNILYYFEKLGELTADNQKYFDTIIEEHCDFLIDENNYRPNNHGIMMDKALIESVSYIRNEKIKKLYLSKALYRIKLAIFRDFSRRGVHLENSPEYHRMVQKILHITNQTLIKKNIKIGSEEHRLINLAKYFNRIMLKPNSSYPLIGDTGYIYDKYTKKTFEDFVDYDSGTVIFQQEHKDNLEESFYLFFKSGYKRKTHKHKDDLSFILTMDGSDIITDSGKYNYDKKDNLRDYFTSQNAHSTIIISNKDYSYGNPISDQFDLEIKNVKISDDLKVATGINNLYPNCKLKRTVIVTSDHLVIILDEVLAEEKVDIIQNFILSEQLSVSKIDNKSYSMVDNKNTFVIQNLNKNFDDLESSVSESKISYRFNEYDENLKISFTSSMINSNIVTCIYNENKGIKNVQYNNKNNILTYEINSKIKEFNLFD, from the coding sequence ATGAAAACTAGATATGAAATTGCTGAAGAGGTTGTCAGTAATTATAAAGAGAATAAATTATTACTAAAAATAGGGTTTGATTTGATTGATATATCAAATGGTATAGACTGGAGATACAAACATACTTCGAATGTTAGAACTTATTCAGTATATCTCCATACTTTAGATTTTTTGAAAAGTATTGTAATGGTATACGAAGAAACAAAAGAGGAAGACCTGGTCATATTAGCGAATAAAATTTTGACTAGCTGGTATGAATATAATGAAATTCGTAAAGACATAGATGAATTTGTTTGGAATGAACATGCTGTTTCTAATAGACTGCATAATATTCTATATTATTTTGAGAAGCTTGGCGAACTGACTGCTGATAATCAAAAATATTTTGATACAATTATCGAAGAACACTGTGATTTTTTAATTGATGAAAATAATTATAGACCTAATAATCATGGGATTATGATGGACAAAGCTTTAATTGAAAGTGTTTCTTATATACGAAATGAAAAAATAAAAAAACTATATTTAAGTAAAGCGTTATACCGTATTAAGCTAGCAATTTTCAGAGATTTTTCAAGACGTGGGGTGCATCTTGAAAATTCACCAGAATATCACAGGATGGTTCAAAAGATACTGCATATAACCAATCAGACTTTAATAAAGAAAAATATTAAAATAGGCAGTGAAGAACATAGGCTTATTAATTTGGCTAAATATTTTAATAGGATTATGCTAAAGCCAAATAGTTCTTATCCATTAATAGGAGATACTGGCTATATTTATGATAAATATACTAAAAAAACTTTTGAAGACTTTGTAGATTATGATTCAGGGACTGTTATTTTTCAACAAGAACATAAGGATAACTTAGAAGAAAGTTTCTATTTATTTTTCAAATCAGGTTACAAGAGAAAAACCCATAAACATAAAGATGATTTATCTTTTATCTTAACCATGGATGGTTCGGATATAATCACGGATTCTGGTAAATACAATTATGATAAAAAAGATAATTTAAGAGATTATTTTACGTCTCAAAATGCTCACAGTACTATAATAATATCTAATAAAGATTACTCATATGGCAACCCCATAAGTGATCAATTTGATTTAGAAATTAAGAATGTAAAGATTAGCGATGATTTGAAGGTTGCCACAGGCATTAATAATCTGTATCCAAACTGCAAACTTAAACGTACTGTAATAGTAACTTCAGATCATCTAGTTATAATTCTAGACGAAGTTCTAGCTGAGGAGAAGGTAGATATAATTCAAAATTTTATACTTTCTGAACAGCTTTCTGTATCCAAAATTGATAATAAATCATATTCAATGGTAGATAATAAGAATACATTTGTTATTCAGAATTTAAACAAAAATTTTGATGATTTAGAGAGTAGTGTGAGTGAGTCTAAAATATCTTATAGATTTAACGAATATGATGAGAATTTAAAAATATCATTTACTTCGAGTATGATAAATTCAAATATAGTTACTTGTATATATAATGAAAATAAAGGTATAAAAAATGTTCAGTATAATAACAAAAATAATATTTTAACTTATGAAATTAACTCAAAGATAAAAGAATTTAATCTTTTTGACTGA
- a CDS encoding GW dipeptide domain-containing protein → MSLSYMDWIEKYNLNFQLHITQLEDSPIYKQIDLKEITENLSTFNNTVVDVISTAKINEKYYFKFKYKDNLIGWCSPKNDTIAYIKNKKQETKIVNDENIENDLNKLLEIDTQKLKENWFKIFISDFYAIFNNEIYCSIMLKDELLGFINLKDISFFINYKKDFEFIADEVNLYKDSKLEKTVIENFEHDSKLYSSLGGFEKFNGVRVIINGKRYWTDINNTNISIEKSVVETLDEVIIDALIYQLQEKVKTQNEFYSNQIIKLRDNIKELKEQEKKTKQNIKKLKEIL, encoded by the coding sequence ATGTCATTATCTTATATGGACTGGATAGAGAAGTACAATTTAAATTTTCAATTACATATCACACAACTTGAAGATAGCCCTATCTATAAGCAGATAGACTTAAAGGAAATTACAGAGAATTTATCGACATTTAATAATACAGTGGTGGATGTTATTTCAACTGCTAAAATAAATGAGAAGTATTATTTTAAATTTAAGTATAAAGATAATTTAATCGGCTGGTGCAGTCCAAAAAACGATACAATAGCTTATATTAAGAATAAAAAACAAGAAACTAAAATTGTGAACGATGAGAATATAGAAAATGATCTTAATAAATTATTAGAAATAGATACACAAAAATTAAAGGAAAACTGGTTTAAAATTTTCATTAGTGATTTTTACGCAATTTTTAATAATGAAATTTATTGTTCAATCATGTTGAAAGATGAATTATTAGGATTTATCAATTTGAAGGATATTTCATTTTTTATAAACTATAAAAAAGATTTCGAATTTATAGCAGATGAAGTGAACTTATACAAGGATAGCAAGCTGGAGAAAACAGTTATAGAAAATTTTGAACATGACAGCAAACTATACAGTTCTTTAGGCGGATTTGAAAAGTTTAATGGTGTAAGAGTAATTATTAATGGAAAAAGATATTGGACCGATATTAATAATACAAATATAAGTATAGAAAAATCAGTCGTTGAAACGTTGGACGAAGTGATTATAGATGCTTTGATTTATCAGCTGCAGGAGAAAGTTAAGACACAGAATGAATTCTATAGTAATCAAATTATCAAACTCAGAGATAATATTAAAGAATTGAAAGAACAGGAAAAGAAAACTAAGCAAAATATTAAAAAATTAAAAGAAATTCTGTAA
- a CDS encoding CgeB family protein, with protein sequence MNKQSVVEQFNDYFINKNRVKHIEDLSYNLPLSDITGINKNNIIIGRTSISIPEHILENSTGNKTILDAFTNSKNEIYYVDSEYKKYYRIGYDIEVENYSLRENEILKFEFNYDNHDDINCHFIVIEFSTEKGILARKYSNLNDVRILPNKETNYLRAFIVPENKGFFYNLEMNVVKENMTVLSNTFLELNTDVMYNPDTRVTMKKDNDNLLISVPELNKNFIYFSYGIQNNSFNKLPEQSLININTKNLYKLITPFKLHDEIDFTPTVIEYNNTGKTNLIKLTNESEFIRFQKDTTAIRLSYRFTGTGKVEIQPINIIEYETETEYEIVEWNSRYEIDTHMKTIKSIKDLRMAVIMDEFTYHSYKYEADLLRLTFDNWKNEINSFMPHFIFIESSWHGNNGDWSKKIAYVTDEKHSYIKDLIAFAQSLNIPVVFWNKEDPVHYDHFIHTAKLCDYIFTTDQDRVDDYKAACNHENVDVLQFAAQPVNHNPLKIQKERVDGISFAGSYYGLREERSKDMNRLFKASIPHNLYIYDRNYEYTKKGERLNFLFPEEFRKYILGTLPFYEIEKAYKGYKYMININTVKTSPTMYARRVYEGLASGTPIISNYSLGMEKQFGDIIGYSENTDELNDYLAKLNNSPSEYNKVKQLGVRKVLSEHTYEQRLLQIADTLGYEFTLEEKTVTFITFIDNKDEISSIVDQFESIIYSNKQLIIAVTDEINDYSIINKNISILNEKRLTENFETLSKLAETHYISLLSQNDYYAPNYLKDLMLAVQYTDASVIGKSNYFVSKNYNLDEVNENSEHEYTENINMNSAIIRSSLFSNFNLEETFNYLKGNKDITELNYLGFKIYSNDKMNYIKNGNEISDNQKYNVLV encoded by the coding sequence TTGAATAAGCAATCGGTTGTTGAGCAGTTTAATGATTACTTTATCAATAAAAATAGAGTGAAGCATATTGAAGATTTATCATATAATCTACCGCTTAGTGATATTACAGGAATTAATAAGAACAATATTATAATTGGACGGACTTCTATAAGTATACCTGAACATATATTAGAGAATTCAACAGGTAATAAGACTATACTTGATGCATTCACAAATAGTAAAAATGAGATTTACTATGTCGATTCTGAATATAAAAAATATTATCGTATTGGTTATGATATAGAAGTAGAGAACTATAGTCTCAGGGAGAATGAAATTTTAAAATTTGAATTTAACTATGACAATCATGATGATATTAACTGTCATTTTATAGTTATCGAATTTTCTACAGAAAAAGGTATTTTAGCGAGGAAATATTCGAATTTGAATGATGTACGTATTTTACCAAATAAAGAAACTAACTACCTGAGAGCTTTTATTGTCCCCGAAAATAAAGGATTTTTTTATAATTTAGAAATGAATGTAGTAAAAGAAAACATGACAGTTTTAAGCAATACGTTTTTAGAATTAAATACAGATGTAATGTATAATCCGGACACTCGGGTAACAATGAAAAAAGATAATGATAATTTATTAATTTCAGTTCCTGAATTAAATAAAAATTTCATTTACTTTTCTTATGGAATTCAGAACAACAGTTTCAATAAATTACCCGAACAGTCATTAATTAATATTAATACGAAAAACCTTTATAAATTAATAACGCCATTTAAATTACATGATGAAATTGATTTCACACCGACTGTAATTGAATACAATAATACTGGGAAAACAAATTTAATTAAACTGACAAATGAAAGCGAGTTTATCAGATTTCAAAAAGACACAACTGCTATCCGCTTAAGCTATAGATTTACTGGTACAGGTAAGGTCGAAATACAGCCGATCAATATTATTGAATATGAAACAGAAACGGAATATGAAATTGTTGAATGGAATAGCCGTTATGAAATTGATACTCATATGAAAACAATTAAAAGCATAAAAGATTTAAGAATGGCAGTTATAATGGATGAGTTTACATATCATTCTTATAAATATGAAGCAGATTTACTCAGATTGACATTTGATAACTGGAAAAATGAAATAAATTCGTTTATGCCACATTTTATATTTATAGAGTCAAGCTGGCATGGAAACAATGGAGACTGGTCTAAGAAAATAGCTTATGTTACCGATGAGAAACATAGCTATATTAAAGATTTGATTGCTTTTGCACAATCATTAAATATCCCAGTAGTTTTTTGGAATAAAGAAGATCCTGTACATTATGATCATTTTATTCATACTGCTAAATTATGTGATTATATATTTACCACAGACCAAGATAGAGTCGATGACTATAAAGCTGCATGTAATCATGAGAATGTTGATGTTCTTCAATTTGCAGCACAACCGGTAAACCATAATCCATTGAAGATTCAAAAAGAAAGAGTCGATGGAATTTCATTTGCTGGTTCTTATTACGGATTGAGAGAAGAACGATCAAAAGATATGAACAGATTATTCAAAGCCTCAATTCCTCATAATCTGTATATCTATGATCGTAATTATGAATATACAAAGAAAGGTGAGCGTTTAAATTTCCTTTTCCCTGAAGAATTCAGAAAGTATATTCTCGGTACATTACCATTTTATGAAATTGAAAAAGCTTATAAAGGCTATAAGTATATGATAAACATCAATACTGTGAAAACCTCTCCTACCATGTATGCACGTAGAGTATACGAGGGACTTGCATCTGGGACTCCAATTATCAGTAATTATAGTTTAGGTATGGAGAAACAGTTCGGTGATATTATAGGGTATTCAGAGAATACAGATGAACTTAATGATTACTTAGCGAAACTCAATAATAGTCCAAGTGAGTATAATAAGGTAAAACAGCTTGGTGTTAGAAAAGTACTGTCTGAACATACTTATGAACAGCGCCTGCTGCAAATTGCTGATACACTTGGTTATGAGTTTACTTTAGAAGAGAAAACGGTGACTTTTATAACGTTTATTGATAATAAAGACGAAATTTCCAGTATAGTTGATCAATTCGAAAGTATTATCTACTCAAATAAACAGTTAATCATTGCGGTAACAGATGAAATAAATGATTACAGTATAATAAATAAAAACATCTCAATTCTGAACGAAAAACGGCTGACTGAAAATTTTGAAACGCTGTCTAAACTCGCAGAAACTCATTATATTTCACTGCTGAGTCAGAATGATTATTATGCACCTAACTACCTAAAGGATTTGATGCTGGCTGTGCAGTACACTGATGCTAGTGTTATCGGTAAGAGCAATTACTTTGTGTCTAAGAATTATAACCTTGATGAAGTTAATGAGAATTCTGAACACGAATATACTGAAAATATAAATATGAATTCAGCAATCATCCGTTCAAGTCTTTTCTCTAATTTTAATCTTGAGGAAACTTTTAATTACCTTAAAGGTAATAAAGATATAACTGAGCTTAATTATCTTGGATTTAAAATCTATTCAAATGATAAGATGAACTATATTAAAAATGGTAATGAGATTTCTGACAATCAGAAATATAATGTATTAGTATAG
- a CDS encoding glycosyltransferase family protein, producing MTLQINPVDHQIKEDCRIMFRDDISDEIVSVIEVKEGEVLEIEDDNILANPENFKFRIQVFKEGKFRNVTKYIYFIDVKKLEDFLLNNIKITDEEAYDLLSQYWKSNLKVKVLRPIFKKVLEHIWINRVNKISNLKQSLLLTQKYKMEISTLWENIFSFYNNLINLYEKLKELNLLEKSFLDIEKSKDIRLAIFMSEEIDRIKESKLQLDNYLIGNYYSFLGERSKALTYYSEAAKNYEDFDLIKLLNFDLGGISTFNNLDLEDVKYDRQKVFDSFKFYSDEIPNDKETTLVFSVDEVFLRVYGPSLLYSITALERVHFHFHVISDNAENIIKDTLNLFNNIIEFRKIKTVTLPTFSYEDIPKNVENITTYYACARFMHADYFLEKFENEILILDADFMFINDLDELLIKCRESDIATTSSSIGLSIFPWRRFMAGIVYLKNEEVSKEFMRGTTAYILNQYENEHTWTLDQNALSFGYYYIKEKFESFNFGDTHVNKRPFLHPDFRGNLEKQVKL from the coding sequence ATGACTTTACAAATAAACCCTGTAGATCATCAAATTAAAGAAGATTGCAGGATAATGTTTAGAGATGATATATCTGATGAAATTGTCTCTGTGATAGAAGTAAAAGAGGGTGAAGTGCTAGAGATTGAAGATGATAATATTTTAGCCAACCCTGAAAATTTTAAATTTAGAATTCAAGTATTTAAAGAAGGTAAATTTAGGAATGTTACCAAGTATATATATTTTATCGACGTCAAGAAACTAGAAGATTTTTTACTGAATAACATTAAAATAACTGATGAAGAAGCCTATGATCTCTTGTCACAGTATTGGAAATCTAATTTAAAAGTCAAAGTACTAAGACCTATATTTAAAAAGGTTTTAGAACATATTTGGATAAATCGAGTTAATAAAATTAGCAACCTTAAACAATCTCTTTTATTAACTCAAAAATATAAAATGGAAATCTCGACTTTATGGGAAAATATTTTCTCATTCTATAATAATCTAATAAATCTGTATGAAAAGTTAAAAGAATTAAATTTATTAGAAAAATCTTTTTTAGATATAGAGAAAAGTAAAGATATTAGATTAGCAATATTTATGTCAGAGGAAATAGATCGAATTAAGGAATCAAAACTGCAGTTAGATAATTATTTAATAGGGAATTATTATAGTTTTCTGGGAGAGAGAAGCAAAGCTTTGACATATTATAGTGAAGCTGCAAAAAATTATGAAGATTTTGATTTAATTAAACTACTGAATTTCGATTTAGGGGGAATCAGTACATTTAATAACTTAGATTTAGAAGATGTTAAATATGATCGTCAAAAGGTATTTGATAGTTTTAAATTTTATTCAGACGAAATACCTAATGATAAAGAAACTACTTTAGTATTTTCAGTTGACGAAGTATTCTTGAGAGTATATGGACCAAGCTTACTTTATAGTATAACTGCACTGGAAAGAGTACATTTCCATTTCCATGTTATTTCAGATAATGCAGAGAATATTATTAAAGATACATTAAATTTATTTAATAATATTATAGAGTTTCGAAAAATTAAAACAGTTACTTTACCAACTTTTTCTTATGAAGATATTCCTAAAAACGTAGAAAATATTACTACTTATTATGCGTGTGCTAGATTTATGCATGCTGATTATTTTCTTGAAAAATTTGAAAACGAAATATTAATACTGGATGCAGATTTTATGTTCATAAATGACTTAGATGAATTGTTAATTAAATGCAGAGAAAGCGATATAGCTACTACTAGCTCAAGTATTGGTTTATCTATCTTCCCTTGGAGAAGATTTATGGCAGGAATAGTCTATTTAAAAAATGAAGAAGTGTCAAAAGAATTTATGAGAGGAACAACAGCTTATATTCTCAATCAATACGAAAATGAACATACATGGACACTTGATCAGAATGCACTTTCATTTGGTTATTATTATATAAAAGAGAAGTTTGAAAGTTTTAATTTCGGAGATACTCATGTAAATAAAAGACCATTCCTTCATCCAGATTTTAGAGGAAACTTAGAAAAACAAGTGAAATTGTAG
- a CDS encoding YheC/YheD family protein — translation MNKLKNIQPVIGILAQSEFHKELYNHCAIVSKFYDCEVFYFSNSNIDSSNDLIKGKTFQNGRWIWKDYSLSNGIDVIFDRLRTASSPKYKHVYDKIKHIPTTHPNFGQKMNKLTFYDKFYEEGTLLENIIPYERFLSTKATLNFLEKHRNIILKPQSSSGGKNLYYIYFNDKNIEVALEKSIISYSSEEFSKWLDNLSGRDNYVLQKFIPSKTLDNHPFDIRVHMIRNINNEWEFLAIVPRVGHDIAKISMLSNGGYIGQWKGFVSRNFSKENYKKINRNIREISLKSVKVMEKVFDSKITEVGIDFVINKDNSIYFVEYNVNKPAEFYAGFDLALNGIGYARYIALNATEEDYIL, via the coding sequence ATGAATAAATTAAAAAATATACAACCTGTGATTGGTATACTAGCGCAGTCAGAATTTCATAAAGAGCTCTATAATCATTGTGCTATTGTTTCAAAGTTTTATGATTGTGAAGTATTTTATTTTTCCAATTCTAATATAGATAGTTCTAATGACTTAATTAAAGGTAAAACATTTCAAAATGGGAGATGGATTTGGAAGGATTATTCTTTAAGCAATGGTATAGATGTTATTTTTGATCGTTTAAGAACAGCTTCTTCTCCAAAATATAAACATGTATATGACAAAATAAAACATATTCCAACGACACACCCTAATTTTGGTCAAAAAATGAATAAATTAACTTTTTACGATAAATTCTACGAAGAAGGAACCTTACTTGAAAATATAATTCCTTATGAAAGATTTTTGAGTACTAAGGCCACATTAAATTTTTTAGAAAAACATAGAAATATTATTTTGAAACCTCAGTCGTCCTCTGGCGGTAAAAATTTATATTATATATACTTTAATGATAAAAATATTGAAGTTGCTCTAGAGAAATCTATAATAAGTTATTCATCAGAAGAATTTAGCAAATGGCTCGATAACCTCTCTGGTAGGGATAACTATGTACTTCAAAAATTTATTCCCTCTAAAACATTAGATAACCATCCTTTTGATATTAGAGTTCATATGATACGTAATATTAATAATGAATGGGAATTTTTAGCAATAGTCCCGCGGGTTGGTCACGATATAGCTAAAATTTCAATGCTTAGCAATGGTGGTTATATTGGTCAATGGAAAGGGTTTGTTAGTAGAAATTTCAGCAAGGAAAATTATAAAAAAATAAATAGAAATATTAGAGAGATTTCATTGAAAAGTGTAAAAGTTATGGAAAAAGTTTTTGATTCTAAAATAACTGAAGTTGGTATTGATTTTGTAATTAATAAAGATAATAGTATTTATTTTGTCGAATATAATGTAAATAAGCCTGCTGAATTTTATGCAGGTTTTGATCTTGCGTTAAACGGTATAGGCTATGCAAGATATATTGCTTTAAATGCAACTGAAGAAGATTATATTTTATAA
- a CDS encoding heparinase II/III domain-containing protein: MDKRTRLKYIMPMTGNSTSKNKVLASENIINNNIFNLNNNYDISVNVNNNWETESKSRSLRRWLHTHIFLSDFTRAYSETKDERYFTESFKLLTDWFETFPIEKIDSIDPLAYHDEGTAIRLLFWFKYYNQFIELFQPEQLSLFESKIEETVTLLNSDEFYAGLNNHGMFQDMSLLAYSFYKYEDFSESAIFNKALERIYIYFREVFTSEGVHKEHAPSYHVLLLHSLKQILTSLNLADYSDFRTDSLKDIFEKGEIYTINITMPDFKLPNISDSTHSTQINMSTSGVYRNLFNSEEYKFITSGGKEGKQPLPLIKNFPESGYLIARDGWKKTSTYFLFLASYHMHYHKHTDDLSFILYKNGPIFIDSGPHNYNYKEPFTEYAYSQFAHSTLIVNNNSLPRTDYKFKEVYISDSQVDTANNTFSVEGTNKRYKNTEHIRRISGDLDKGNFKITDKIHSSDSNQYKVLFQINGDLDVLLNGNIASIFKNNAKVAELEVNHHSGLSEMKVYNVSGQKHPKIMGYQFLKIEEPKHSNTLVIEGYNNNSEAVIDTEIRLQEFKIKGTANFSKKNEIKSFRDISYVYEDYNNNKLAVIFSPTEDKYIYKLDEFNDLHKKGFNILYLYDNQSIVGRSFIQGNSSSTVEVDVLMVINKIINENNYSNESTYFFGRSKAGFAAIYYALNSGFDNVFVSSPLILIGDYYTRHEKFDNMVDTLGFEEKESLKYYLNDYLSNIREFSKLKNINICVGENDYHKGKHVGYLLKFLTEKSITYNLHVYPGTYFPEDKEEFIKYLMNYSFE; encoded by the coding sequence ATGGATAAACGAACTAGATTAAAATATATTATGCCTATGACTGGTAATAGTACTTCTAAAAATAAAGTGTTAGCTTCTGAAAATATTATTAATAATAATATTTTTAATTTGAATAATAATTATGATATATCTGTTAATGTTAATAATAATTGGGAAACTGAGAGTAAGTCTCGGAGTTTAAGAAGATGGTTACATACACATATATTTTTAAGTGACTTTACACGTGCATATAGTGAGACAAAAGATGAAAGATATTTTACTGAGAGTTTTAAATTATTAACTGATTGGTTTGAAACATTTCCTATTGAGAAAATTGACAGTATAGATCCTTTAGCATATCACGATGAAGGTACTGCTATCAGATTACTATTTTGGTTCAAGTACTATAATCAATTTATAGAGTTATTTCAACCAGAACAATTATCACTTTTTGAATCAAAAATTGAAGAAACAGTCACTTTACTAAATTCAGATGAATTTTATGCAGGATTAAATAATCACGGTATGTTTCAAGATATGTCTCTTTTAGCGTACTCATTTTATAAGTACGAAGATTTTTCAGAAAGTGCTATTTTTAATAAAGCACTGGAAAGAATATATATATATTTTAGAGAAGTATTTACTAGTGAAGGAGTTCATAAAGAGCACGCGCCTTCTTACCATGTGCTTTTACTGCACAGTTTAAAACAAATACTAACTTCACTGAATTTAGCAGATTACTCTGATTTCAGAACGGATAGTTTGAAAGATATTTTCGAAAAAGGTGAAATTTACACAATAAATATAACCATGCCTGATTTTAAATTACCTAATATTTCTGATAGTACTCATAGCACACAAATAAATATGTCTACTTCAGGTGTTTATAGAAATCTTTTCAACAGTGAAGAATACAAATTTATTACTTCAGGGGGCAAGGAAGGAAAACAACCTCTCCCATTGATAAAAAACTTCCCGGAGTCAGGTTATTTAATAGCCAGAGATGGTTGGAAGAAAACGTCCACTTATTTCCTTTTTCTGGCAAGTTATCATATGCATTACCATAAACATACAGATGATTTAAGTTTTATTCTATACAAAAACGGACCTATATTTATTGATTCCGGTCCTCATAACTATAATTATAAAGAACCATTTACTGAATATGCGTATTCTCAATTTGCACATTCTACCTTAATAGTTAATAATAATTCTTTACCGCGAACTGATTATAAATTTAAAGAGGTTTATATTTCAGATAGTCAAGTTGACACTGCTAACAACACATTTTCTGTAGAAGGTACTAATAAACGCTATAAAAATACAGAACATATACGAAGAATATCTGGTGATCTAGATAAAGGTAATTTTAAAATAACAGATAAAATACATTCTTCAGATTCTAATCAATACAAAGTGCTTTTTCAAATAAACGGTGATCTTGATGTTCTATTGAATGGCAACATAGCCTCTATTTTTAAGAATAACGCTAAAGTAGCAGAACTTGAAGTTAATCACCATAGCGGACTTTCAGAAATGAAAGTATATAATGTTAGTGGGCAAAAACACCCTAAAATTATGGGCTACCAATTCCTTAAAATAGAAGAACCAAAGCATTCAAATACTTTAGTAATAGAGGGTTACAATAATAATTCTGAAGCAGTTATTGATACGGAAATACGTCTTCAAGAATTTAAAATAAAAGGAACTGCTAACTTTAGTAAAAAAAATGAAATAAAATCCTTTAGAGATATTTCCTATGTATATGAAGATTACAACAATAATAAGTTAGCTGTTATATTCAGTCCTACAGAGGATAAGTATATTTATAAACTAGATGAATTTAATGACCTTCATAAAAAAGGATTCAATATCTTATATCTTTATGATAATCAATCTATAGTGGGAAGATCCTTTATACAAGGGAATTCATCAAGTACAGTAGAGGTAGATGTGCTTATGGTGATTAATAAAATAATAAATGAAAATAATTACAGCAACGAAAGTACATACTTCTTTGGGCGATCTAAAGCTGGGTTTGCAGCCATATATTATGCACTGAATTCAGGGTTTGATAATGTATTTGTTTCTTCTCCTCTGATTTTGATAGGAGACTATTATACAAGACATGAAAAATTTGATAATATGGTTGATACTCTAGGTTTTGAAGAAAAAGAAAGCTTAAAATATTATTTAAATGATTATCTCAGTAATATACGTGAATTCTCAAAACTTAAAAATATTAATATTTGCGTAGGTGAGAACGATTACCATAAAGGTAAACATGTTGGTTATTTATTAAAATTTTTAACGGAAAAATCTATCACTTATAATCTGCATGTTTATCCAGGAACTTATTTTCCAGAAGACAAAGAGGAATTTATTAAGTACTTAATGAATTATAGTTTTGAATAA